One genomic region from Bactrocera tryoni isolate S06 chromosome 3, CSIRO_BtryS06_freeze2, whole genome shotgun sequence encodes:
- the LOC120772731 gene encoding acetyl-CoA carboxylase isoform X2 — protein MLVAFLKWLFEMMKPSTRRFTIGEPADEESAISELTVPSNASTPIIVVDEHTSDAAKHETPDNQLEKNFCANCNNNNNVDFRRNSSQMNLSSTQRTDLSLLSPSQAQRTIKPSMSRGTGLGQDRYQDRDFHIATPEEFVKKFGGTRVINRVLIANNGIAAVKCMRSIRRWSYEMFKNERAVRFVVMVTPEDLKANAEYIKMADHYVPVPGGANNNNYANVELIVDIALRTQVQAVWAGWGHASENPKLPELLNKQGLVFLGPPDRAMWALGDKVASSIVAQTADIPTLSWSGTGLKAHYNGKKIKISSELFQRGCVSNAEEGLIAAKKIGFPVMVKASEGGGGKGIRRVDSEAEFPALFRQVQAEVPGSPIFVMKLARGARHLEVQLLADQYGNAISLFGRDCSIQRRHQKIIEEAPAIVAQPEVFEDMEKAAVRLAKMVGYVSAGTVEYLYDSDGQYFFLELNPRLQVEHPCTEMVADVNLPAAQLQIGMGIPLYRLKDIRLLYGESPWGSSVIDFENPENKPQPSGHVIAARITSENPDEGFKPSSGTVQELNFRSSKNVWGYFSVAASGGLHEYADSQFGHCFSWGENRQQARENLVIALKELSIRGDFRTTVEYLITLLETNSFLDNTIDTAWLDALIAERVQSEKPDILLGVVCGALHIADRQISEAFSSFQTSLEKGQIQAANTLTNVIDVELINEGMRYKVQAAKSGANSYFLLMNNSFKEVEIHRLSDGGLLISLEGASYTTYMKEEVDRYRVVIGNQTCVFEKENDPSLLRSPSAGKLINLLIEDGAHVAKGQAYAEIEVMKMVMTLTSQEAGTVSFLRRPGAVLDAGSLLGHLELDDPSLVTKAQPYKNPFPLSENPQVPEKLNRAHNLYKSILENTLAGYCLPEPYNAQRLRDVIEKFMTSLRDASLPLLELQEVIASISGRIPVSVEKKIRKLMTLYERNITSVLAQFPSQQIAAVIDSHAATLQKRTDRDVFFLTTQSIVQLVQRYRNGIRGRMKAVVHELLRQYYEVESQFQHGHYDKCVALVRENSKDDMQKVVNTIFSHAQVSKKNLLVTLLIDHLWSFEPGLTDELANTLSELTSLNRAEHSRVALRCRQVLIAAHQPAYELRHNQMESIFLSAVDMYGHDFHPENLQRLILSETSIFDILHDFFYHTNRQVCNAALEVYVRRAYTSYELTCLQHLELSGGLPLVHFQFLLPTAHPNRLFPRMLQDGEAREKLLGSSFMRTGCMAAFDSFDHFEMHSDEILDLLEDYASPAFVSAKILEAVDAVDSISDGRLSTSINVSLSDPITRANAVEEAKSTEPIHIISVAVRDNGDMDDLQMAHIFGNFCKEHRDELFQRRIRRITFAALKKRQFPKFFTYRARDNFEEDRIYRHLEPACAFQLELNRMKSYQLEALPTANQKMHLYLGRAKGSKSQEVTDYRFFIRSIIRHSDLITKEASFEYLQNEGERVLLESMDELEVAFSHPHAKRTDCNHIFLNFVPTVIMDPAKIEESVTKMIMRYGPRLWKLRVLQAELKMLIRQSPQSPTQAIRLCIANDSGYFLDIAMYTEVTDPETGIIKFKAYGEKQGSLHGHPISTPYMTKDFLQQKRFQAQQNGTTYVYDIPDMFRQMTERHWKEYSKARPTVDIRIPDKILIECMELVLDDDNLVEMQRLPGENNCGMVAWRIVLATPEYPEGREIIVIANDLTYFMGSFGIKEDILFNKASQLARSRRVPRIYISVNSGARIGLAEEVKSLFRVAWEDPEEPDKGFKYLYLSTEDYSKIANLNSVRAILIEDEGEPRYKITDIIGKEDGLGVENLRHAGLIAGETSQAYNEIVTMSLVTCRTIGIGSYLVRLGQRVIQIDNSHIILTGYAALNKLLGRKVYASNNQLGGVQIMYNNGVTHKTEAMDLDGVYTLLQWLSYIPAYIGCDLPIVLPNDRIDRSVDFMPTKSPYDPRWMLAGRVNPVNPNEWENGFFDRDSWAEIMPTWAKTVVTGRARLGGVPVGVIAVETRTVEVELPADPANLDSEAKTLQQAGQVWYPDSSYKTAQAIKDFGREELPLVIFANWRGFSGGMKDMYEQVLKFGAYIVDGLREYKKPVIIYLPPNAELRGGAWAVLDSLINPRYMETYADPEARGGILEPEGLVEIKYKEKDLLKTIHRLDTTTIALKKELEELISTGDKIKAAVVEEKLKTRISQLTHVYHTVAVHFADLHDTPERMLEKECISEIIPWRDSRRLLHWRLRRLLLEDAYIKKIMKAQESLSVGQAKQMLRRWLVEDRGAMDAYIWDKNEEMVHWYEEQKRPDSVVTKNINAVKQNAVISKITEMLEDCPDVSLDAVVSICQGLTPMNRGAVVRTLTQLELNEETTASNTQG, from the exons ATGTTAGTCGCGTTTTTAAAGTGGTTATTTGAAATGATGAAACCAAGCACTAGACGCTTTACTATCGGTGAACCAGCCGACGAGGAATCAGCTATATCAGAGCTAACTGTGCCTTCCAATGCATCAACTCCCATCATTGTTGTAGATGAGCATACGAGTGATGCGGCTAAACATGAAACGCCCGACAATCAATTGGAAAAAAACTTTTGCgccaattgcaacaacaacaataatgttgATTTTAGACGTAATTCATCGCAAATGAATTTATCCTCAACACAGAGAACGGATCTCTCCTTACTATCGCCATCGCaggcgcaaaggactataaa GCCGAGCATGTCGCGTGGCACTGGTCTGGGGCAGGATCGATATCAGGACCGCGATTTTCACATTGCCACACCGGAAGAGTTTGTCAAGAAGTTTGGTGGTACGCGTGTCATTAATCGTGTGCTAATCGCGAATAACGGTATTGCCGCTGTGAAATGTATGCGCTCGATACGTCGTTGGTCCTATGAGATGTTCAAAAATGAACGTGCTGTCCGATTTGTGGTAATGGTCACACCAGAGGATCTTAAAGCCAATGCTGAGTACATCAAGATGGCCGATCATTATGTGCCCGTACCTGGTGgagcaaataacaacaactatgcCAATGTTGAGCTGATCGTCGATATTGCACTTCGGACTCAAGTTCAG GCTGTCTGGGCTGGTTGGGGACATGCTTCGGAGAACCCGAAATTGCCCGAGTTGTTGAATAAGCAGGGTCTGGTCTTTTTGGGTCCACCGGATCGTGCTATGTGGGCGCTGGGTGATAAGGTTGCCTCCTCGATTGTCGCACAAACAGCTGATATACCCACCCTGTCGTGGTCGGGTACCGGACTGAAGGCGCATTACAATGGCAAGAAAATTAAGATTTCGAGTGAATTGTTTCAACGCGGTTGTGTCAGTAACGCCGAAGAGGGTCTGATAGcagcaaaaaaaattg GCTTCCCGGTTATGGTTAAAGCATCCGAAGGTGGTGGCGGTAAAGGTATTCGTCGTGTCGACAGCGAAGCCGAATTTCCAGCGCTCTTCCGTCAAGTGCAGGCCGAAGTTCCCGGTTCACCCATATTCGTAATGAAGCTGGCACGCGGCGCACGACATCTGGAGGTGCAATTGCTTGCTGATCAGTATGGCAATGCGATAAGTTTGTTCGGACGTGATTGTTCGATACAGCGTCGTCATCAGAAGATCATTGAAGAAGCGCCAGCGATTGTGGCACAACCCGAAGTGTTTGAGGATATGGAGAAAGCCGCTGTACGTCTCGCAAAAATGGTGGGCTATGTAAGCGCCGGTACGGTGGAGTATTTGTATGACTCAGATGGCCAATACTTTTTCCTTGAATTGAATCCGCGTCTACAAGTGGAGCACCCTTGCACAGAAATGGTAGCAGATGTGAATTTGCCTGCCGCCCAGTTGCAAATTGGTATGGGTATACCGTTATATCGTTTGAAAGATATTCGTCTCTTATATGGCGAATCGCCGTGGGGCTCTTCGGTTATTGATTTCGAAAATCCTGAGAATAAACCACAACCATCCGGACATGTAATTGCTGCACGTATCACATCGGAAAATCCAGACGAAGGTTTCAAGCCCAGCTCAGGCACAGTGCAGGAATTGAATTTCCGTTCGAGTAAAAATGTATGGGGTTACTTCAGTGTTGCTGCTTCGGGTGGCTTGCATGAATATGCCGATTCTCAGTTTGGTCATTGTTTCTCTTGGGGAGAAAATCGTCAGCAGGCGCGTGAAAATCTAGTCATTGCGCTGAAGGAACTTTCGATTCGTGGCGATTTCCGCACAACCGTTGAATATCTGATAACACTGTTAGAGACTAACAGCTTCTTGGATAACACCATTGATACTGCTTGGTTGGATGCTTTGATTGCGGAACGTGTACAATCGGAGAAACCCGATATTCTATTGGGTGTCGTCTGCGGTGCATTACATATCGCGGATCGCCAGATCAGCGAAGCATTCTCCAGCTTTCAGACATCACTCGAGAAGGGTCAGATACAAGCCGCCAATACTCTGACAAATGTAATCGATGTAGAGCTGATAAACGAGGGTATGCGGTACAAGGTGCAGGCCGCCAAAAGTGGTGCAAACTCTTACTTCCTACTCATGAATAACTCTTTCAAAGAAGTGGAAATACATCGTTTGTCTGATGGTGGGCTCTTAATATCATTAGAAGGTGCCTCTTATACCACTTACATGAAAGAGGAAGTAGACCGTTATCGTGTGGTAATCGGTAATCAAACTTGTGTCTTTGAGAAAGAAAACGATCCCTCACTATTGCGCAGTCCATCTGCTGGCAAGTTGATTAATTTGTTGATTGAAGATGGCGCACACGTTGCTAAAGGACAAGCCTACGCCGAAATTGAGGTTATGAAAATGGTTATGACACTCACGTCCCAAGAAGCGGGCACAGTTTCATTCTTACGTCGCCCCGGTGCAGTGCTCGATGCTGGCTCACTTTTAGGCCATTTGGAATTAGATGATCCCTCATTGGTAACTAAAGCACAACCCTACAAGAATCCCTTCCCACTATCTGAGAATCCACAAGTGCCTGAGAAGCTGAATCGTGCACACAACTTGTACAAATCCATTTTGGAAAATACCTTGGCCGGTTACTGTCTACCCGAACCATATAATGCACAACGTTTGCGCGATGTTATTGAAAAGTTCATGACCAGCTTGCGTGATGCTTCATTGCCCCTGCTCGAACTGCAAGAGGTGATCGCCTCCATTTCGGGCCGCATACCTGTGTCTGTGGAGAAGAAAATACGCAAGCTAATGACTCTGTATGAGCGTAACATCACCAGTGTGCTTGCCCAATTCCCCTCGCAACAAATTGCCGCAGTCATTGATAGTCATGCTGCTACATTGCAAAAGCGCACTGATCGCGATGTCTTTTTCCTCACCACGCAGAGTATTGTACAGCTGGTGCAACGCTATCGCAACGGTATCAGGGGGCGCATGAAGGCCGTCGTACATGAATTATTGCGTCAATACTATGAAGTAGAGTCGCAGTTCCAACATGGTCACTATGATAAATGTGTCGCTTTGGTGCGTGAGAACAGCAAGGATGATATGCAGAAGGTCGTGAACACTATATTTTCGCATGCGCAAGTCTCGAAGAAGAATCTACTAGTCACACTGCTGATCGATCATCTGTGGTCATTTGAACCGGGTCTAACTGATGAGCTGGCAAATACGCTGAGCGAATTGACTTCGTTAAATCGTGCCGAACACTCACGCGTCGCATTGCGTTGTCGCCAAGTACTAATTGCCGCCCATCAACCCGCCTATGAACTGCGTCACAATCAAATGGAATCGATTTTCTTATCCGCAGTCGATATGTACGGACATGACTTCCATCCGGAGAATCTGCAACGCCTGATATTGTCCGAAACATCGATATTTGATATCTTACACGACTTCTTCTATCACACGAATCGTCAAGTCTGCAATGCTGCTTTGGAGGTGTACGTGAGACGTGCCTACACTTCATACGAACTCACCTGCTTGCAGCACTTGGAGTTGTCTGGCGGTTTGCCGTTGGTGCACTTCCAATTTTTGCTACCCACCGCACATCCAAATAG ACTCTTCCCACGCATGCTGCAAGATGGCGAAGCTCGTGAAAAGCTACTCGGCTCTTCGTTCATGCGTACCGGTTGCATGGCAGCCTTCGATTCTTTTGATCACTTCGAAATGCACTCGGATGAAATTTTGGATCTGTTGGAGGACTATGCCTCACCTGCCTTTGTTAGCGCAAAG ATTTTAGAAGCTGTTGATGCCGTTGATTCCATTTCTGACGGCCGTCTAAGCACATCCATCAATGTCTCGCTTTCCGATCCCATTACACGCGCCAACGCTGTGGAAGAGGCAAAATCTACCGAGCCCATTCACATTATTAGTGTTGCCGTACGTGATAACGGTGATATGGATGATTTGCAAATGGCGCACATATTTGGAAATTTCTGTAAAGAGCACCGTGATGAGCTATTCCAGCGCCGCATTCGTCGCATAACATTTGCCgctttgaaaaa ACGCCAATTCCCGAAATTCTTCACCTACCGTGCCCGCGACAATTTCGAAGAGGATAGAATATACCGTCACTTGGAGCCCGCTTGTGCCTTCCAACTCGAACTGAATCGTATGAAATCGTATCAATTGGAAGCATTGCCAACTGCAAATCAAAAAATGCATCTCTATTTGGGCAGAGCAAAGGGGTCGAAGAGCCAAGAGGTCACCGATTACCGTTTCTTCATACGTTCCATTATACGACATTCGGATCTGATCACCAAG GAAGCATCGTTTGAATATTTACAAAACGAAGGTGAGCGTGTTTTGCTCGAATCAATGGACGAACTCGAAGTGGCGTTCTCACACCCGCACGCTAAACGCACCGATTGCAATCATATTTTCCTCAATTTCGTGCCAACCGTTATAATGGATCCGGCGAAAATCGAGGAATCCGTTACAAAAATGATCATGCGCTACGGGCCACGTCTTTGGAAACTACGCGTACTGCAAGCTGAGCTGAAAATGTTGATCAGACAATCACCGCAATCACCAACACAAGCCATACGCTTGTGTATTGCCAATGACTCGGGTTACTTCTTAGACATTGCCATGTACACTGAGGTCACCGATCCAGAGACGGGCATT ATCAAGTTCAAGGCTTACGGCGAAAAGCAAGGATCACTACACGGTCATCCGATTTCTACACCGTACATGACCAAAGATTTTCTGCAACAAAAACGCTTCCAGGCGCAACAGAATGGCACAACATATGTGTATGACATACCCGATATGTTCCGCCAAATGACCGAGCGCCATTGGAAGGAATACTCAAAGGCACGTCCCACTGTGGATATCAGAATCCCGgataaaattttgattgaatgCATGGAACTGGTATTGGATGATGATAATCTCGTTGAGATGCAGCGCCTACCAGGCGAAAACAAT TGCGGCATGGTTGCCTGGCGTATTGTACTGGCCACACCCGAGTACCCAGAGGGCCGTGAAATTATTGTGATAGCCAATGACTTGACATATTTTATGGGCTCTTTCGGCATCAAAGAAGATATACTCTTCAATAAGGCATCGCAATTAGCACGCAGCAGAAGAGTGCCAAGG ATTTACATTTCGGTGAACAGTGGCGCACGCATCGGTTTAGCCGAAGAGGTGAAATCGTTGTTTAGAGTGGCATGGGAAGATCCCGAAGAGCCCGACAAGGGTTTCAAATATCTCTATCTATCCACAGAGGATTATAGTAAAATCGCCAATTTGAATTCGGTACGCGCCATACTGATCGAAGATGAGGGTGAACCGCGCTATAAAATTACCGACATTATCGGCAAGGAGGACGGTTTGGGTGTGGAAAACTTGCGCCATGCCGGTTTGATTGCCGGTGAGACATCGCAGGCGTATAATGAAATTGTCACAATGTCTTTGGTGACGTGCCGTACCATTGGTATCGGTTCGTATTTGGTGCGCTTGGGTCAAcgtgtcatacaaattgataaCTCGCACATTATACTGACTGGTTATGCCGCGCTCAATAAG ttGCTTGGTCGCAAAGTGTACGCTTCCAACAATCAATTGGGTGGTGTGCAAATCATGTACAACAACGGTGTCACACATAAGACTGAAG CCATGGATCTCGACGGTGTGTATACGCTTCTTCAATGGCTTTCATACATTCCAGCATACATCGGTTGTGATTTGCCGATTGTATTGCCAAACGATCGCATTGATCGCTCTGTAGATTTTATGCCAACGAAATCGCCATATGACCCCAGATGGATGTTAGCCGGACGCGTGAATCCAG TTAATCCCAACGAATGGGAGAATGGCTTCTTCGATCGTGACAGTTGGGCTGAAATTATGCCGACCTGGGCGAAAACGGTTGTAACTGGACGCGCCCGCTTGGGTGGTGTACCGGTTGGTGTTATTGCTGTTGAAACTCGTACGGTTGAGGTGGAACTACCAGCCGATCCCGCTAATTTAGACTCTGAAGCCAAA ACACTTCAACAAGCCGGACAAGTCTGGTATCCAGATTCTTCATATAAGACAGCGCAGGCCATTAAAGATTTCGGACGCGAAGAGCTGCCATTGGTTATATTTGCTAATTGGCGTGGTTTCTCCGGCGGCATGAAGGACATGTACGAGCAAGTGCTTAAATTCGGCGCATACATTGTGGATGGCTTGCGTGAATACAAAAAACCGGTCATCATCTACCTACCACCAAATGCAGAATTGCGTGGTGGTGCCTGGGCCGTCTTGGATTCACTGATTAATCCACGTTATATGGAAACCTATGCAGATCCAGAGGCACGTGGTGGTATTTTGGAGCCGGAGGGCTTAGTCGAAATCAAGTACAAAGAGAAGGATTTGTTAAAGACAATTCATCGCTTGGATACAACAACCATTGCG cTCAAAAAAGAGTTAGAAGAATTAATCTCTACCGGCGATAAAATCAAAGCCGCCGTGGTTGAGGAAAAACTAAAGACACGCATCTCACAATTGACGCACGTTTATCACACGGTAGCTGTGCACTTTGCCGATCTGCATGACACGCCCGAACGTATGCTGGAAAAGGAATGTATCAGCGAAATTATACCGTGGCGCGATTCTAGACGTCTGCTACATTGGCGCTTGCGGCGCTTGCTGCTCGAGGATGCttacataaagaaaataatgaaggCGCAAGAGAGCCTTTCGGTGGGTCAAGCCAAACAAATGTTGCGTCGCTGGTTGGTGGAAGATCGTGGTGCCATGGAT GCGTATATCTGGGATAAAAACGAAGAGATGGTGCATTGGTATGAGGAACAGAAACGGCCAGACTCTGTGGTCACGAAGAATATAAACGCTGTGAAACAGAATGCGGTAATCTCGAAAATCACCGAAATGCTTGAg gaTTGCCCGGATGTCTCATTAGATGCTGTTGTAAGCATATGCCAAGGCCTCACGCCTATGAATCGCGGTGCTGTGGTGCGCACATTAACACAATTGGAGTTGAATGAGGAGACGACAGCATCAAATACGCAGGGATGA